Part of the Onthophagus taurus isolate NC chromosome 11, IU_Otau_3.0, whole genome shotgun sequence genome is shown below.
TTTCTTACCATGGAGTTCATTTTGGTTTTGGTTGTTAATTCCTTCACTGCTAGTTCAGGTATAATACTAAAAGCTCAACTCCCCGGAATATTTATACACTGACTTTTTCTGCCACCGACCTTCGTAATCGTCTGACGACGTATTGCATCAGAATTTTCAAGTGTTAAACGTATAAAACTTATTAGACACACATTTTACTGGTCTGCATAGTctctgatataaaaaaaatagatcaAGGAGtgtcttatatttttttaaattgatttatgcaactttttataaaatttgcatGTCTGTTTAATCATTGGTGAAAGAACtcacaatataaaaaaatttatagatTACATTTGTCCTATTCTAGATCACAATTGGTTAATTTCGCATGATTCAAGGTCgtttgtgaaaatttttttaaagctccttatcgtatttttttataaatgtgaGTTGGAAAATGATCATATCCTTCCTTAAGTCATGTTTTAGTATTAGCCACATTggctattttattattttttataaaaaagaaaaaaattgatcttTCTTGCCTTTCTCATTCAATTGTGAAAGTAAGCTTACATAGCATTAAGcactgttttaaaatttgtgaaCTTCTGCTGTATCGAATCAAAGTTATAATCAATAATTGAggatcaactttgtttttcAAGATAACCTTTAGTAAGCTGGGACGAGTACATTTAGCAAAAGAGGTGCATTAATGACCCTTTGAACCATAAAGTGTATTCAAAACTAAACAAATTCGTTTGGCAAGTTTGAAATGATGAGTGAaaatatcatcatgaaatctTTTTATCTTTTCGATTTCATTTATAATCGCAATGAGGTGATTTTCTTGCTAGCACATTACAAGTACTTAACAAGTAAGTtaaagtttataataaaacggaaaaattaatttaaaataattcttttatttacaCATAATGCAACATCGTGGtcattatttacaatttattcgTTCGGGAATTATCACAAAATTATATATCAGttcattttcctttttaatagAGTCCATGGCCAAGTCCCAAACCTAATCCATGTCCGTAACCTAATCCCAAACCGACCCCATGTCCTAAACCAACTCCAAGTCCGTTATTAGTAGCAACAGACCCAGATGGTCCAGCAATGACAGCTCCTCCTAACCCAACGCTGATTGATCCAGATGGGATTACTGGTTTGGCGATGATGGGGGCAGCAATGATGGGAGCTGGGGCAATAATTGGGGCAGCAACAATTCCAGGGGTAGCAACAATTCCAGGAGCAACAGCAGCGGCTACATGACCTCCGGGGATTGGAGCAGCAGCTACAGCTCCAGCATCAGCAGCACCAACGATTACGCTTCCATCTGGGCCATGAACGGTGGCTTGAGCAGCTGGTCCTTTAACGAGAGCACCTGGATTTCCAGGACCTGCTAATGCAACTCCTAATGGGAGTACTGAAGCGTAAGCGGTGGACAAAGCCACGAAGAAAACGATGACCtagaatagaaaaaatttaatcttctcttcttaaaatttaatttaaataattaatcttCTCACCATGGAGTTCATTTTGGTTTTAGATGTTAATTCCTTCACTGCTAGTTCAGGTATAATACTAAAAAGTCAACTCCTCGGAATATTTATACACTGTCTTTTCTGGTATTGACCTTCGTTATCGTCTGACAAGGCATTGCATCAGATTGCTAAAGACATAAAACTTATTAGAGACACATATTATAGGTTTATTCCGTGTGGTacagatataaaaaaagaaggagtgttttattttttttaatacaatctGTATGTCTTTTTAAACGTTAGGGAAAAGTATTTGTACACCAAACAGATAGATAATGtgatttttaaggttatctcaataattattggtggaatcaaaaattttttcgaataatatttgtttagaattaaaccaacaataatttttgtttgaaaaatttttcaatatttttgtttgttcgcGCTGTAATATAATAGTTAAAATCATCGTTTCATTTAAATGATATagaaaatgtgatttttgaggttatctcagtAATTATTGGTGgaatcaaaaactttttcgaataatatttgtttagaattaaaccagcaataatttttgtttgaaaaaattttcaatatttttgttaattggcGTTCTTTAGTAGCTAGAATCACCGTTTCATTTAAATGATATGgaaaatgtgatttttgaggttatctcagtAATTATTGGtggaatcaaaaattttttcgaacaatatttgtttagaattaaaccaacaataacttttatttgaaaattttttcaatatttttgttttttagcgCTGTATAATAGTTAAAATCATCGTTTCATTTAAATGATATagaaaatgtgatttttgaggttatctcagtAATTATTGGTggaatcgaaaattttttcgaacaatatttgtttagaattaaaccagtaacaatttttgtttgaaaaagttttcaatatttttgttaattggcGTTCTTTAGTAGCTAGAATCATCGTTTCATTCAAATGGTATagaaaatgtgttttttgaggttttctcaataattattggtggaatcaaaatatttttcgaataatatttgtttagaattaaaccaacaataacttttatttgaaaattttttcaatatttttattttttagcgCTGTATAATAGTTGAAATCATCGTTTCATTTAAATGATATagaaaatgtgatttttgaggttatctcagtAATTATTGGtggaatcaaaaattttttcgaacaatatttgtttagaattaaagcaataataacttttatttgaaaaatttttcaatatttttgtttgttggcTCTGTATAGTAGCTAGAATCATcgtttcatttaaataatatagaaaatgtgatttttgaggttatctcagtAATTATTGGtggaatcaaaaattttttcgaataatatttgtttagaattaaaataccaataatttttgtttgaaacatttttgaatattttggttttttggCGCTGTGTAGTAGTTAGAATGATCGTTTCATTTAAATGATATagaaaatgtgatttttgaggttatctcagtAATTATTGGtggaatcaaaaatttttgcgaacaatatttgtttagaattaaaataacaataatttttgtttgaaacatttttcaatatttttgtttgttggcGCTGTGTAGTAGTTAGAATCATCGATTCATTTAAATGATATagaaaatgtgatttttgaggttatctcagtAATTATTGGtggaatcaaaaattttttcgaacaatatttgtttagaattaaagcaacaataacttttatttgaaaaatttttcaatatttttgtttgttggcTCTGTATAGTAGCTAGAATCATCGTTTCATTTAAATGATATagaaaatgtgatttttgaggttatctcagtAATTATTGGtggaatcaaaatttttttcgaataatatttgtttagaattaaaccaacaataacttttatttcaaaattttttcaatatttttgtttgttggcTCTGTATAGTAGCTAGAATCATCGTTTCATTGAAACGATATCgaaaatgtgatttttgaggttatcttagtAATTATTGGTGgaatcaaaaactttttcgaataatatttgtttagaattaaaccagtaacaatttttgtttgaaaaaattttcaatatttttgttaattggcGTTTTTTAGTAGCTAGAATCATCGTTTCATTCAAATGGTATagaaaatgtgatttttgaagttatctcaataattattggtggaatcaaaaatttttttgaataacatttatttagaattaaaccaacaataacttttatttgaaaattttttcaatatttttatttcttagcGCTGTATAATAGTTAAAATCATCGTTTCATTCAAATGGTATagaaaaagtgatttttgaggttatctcaataattattggtggaatcaaaaactttttcgaataatatttgtttagaattaaaccaacaataatttttatttgaaaaatttttcaatatttttgtttgttggcGCTGTATAGTAATTAGACAcgttaatttccctctgaatagtacaaaaattgaatgcGACTTGAGaccaaattattatatttatcaaaaaatgtttcatataatatttattaaggaTCAAAtcagcaataatttttattataatcatttttcaatatttttactagATAAGACTCTATGCAGTTATAACAGTAATGATTTGACACCTCattaattatgttaatttcTAACCGGATATGCTTTAATTAGCtctaattaatgaaaattaaaatgtagTAACTAAAATCATACTGAATTATCGAGCGCAAAGTGTCTTTATATGTTTAATTCAATCGAGGTAAAATACAGGTGGGTGAAATATGCTAATATTTCTACTTCAATTCAATTGACATTAGATATTACTTTCATGTCTTGcgttaataattatataaagtATAAATGCAA
Proteins encoded:
- the LOC111415298 gene encoding cuticle protein 65-like, with amino-acid sequence MNSMVIVFFVALSTAYASVLPLGVALAGPGNPGALVKGPAAQATVHGPDGSVIVGAADAGAVAAAPIPGGHVAAAVAPGIVATPGIVAAPIIAPAPIIAAPIIAKPVIPSGSISVGLGGAVIAGPSGSVATNNGLGVGLGHGVGLGLGYGHGLGLGLGHGLY